The genomic interval GCCCCGGACCGCGGGCGCCTGACCATCCCGCCGCGGGAAGCCGTTGCCATCCGGACGACCATCAACTTAGGCTTACCTAACTGCGCGGTGGCGGCATCCTGCCGCCGACCTTCGGCATGCCACGCGCACACCCGGGCATGCCGCGCGCAGGTGACGGGGCGCCGGACGGCGCCACGACGAAAGGGGGCGCACATGACCGGGGCGGGAAACGACGAGGAGCGTGTGACGGCGGGCTGGCACGAGCGCGGCACCGTGGCACGGCTGGCCTTCGGGCAGATGGGCACACAGCTGCTCGGGACCGCCGTACGACTGGAGATCTTCGACCGGATCGGCACGGGCGAGCGGACGGCCGACGGCCTCGCCGACGACCTCGGCACCCAGCTGCGGGCCACCCACCGGCTGCTGCGGGCGCTGGCCGGGATGCGGCTGCTCACCGAGACGGCCCCCGGCACGTTCACCACCACCGCGGCGGGGGACCTGCTGCGCTCCGACACCCCGGACACCATGCTCTCCATGGCCCGGATGTTCACCGACCCGGCGATGCTGCGCGGCTGGGACCTCCTGGAGGAGAGCGTACGGACCGGGCGGACGTCCTTCGACTCGGTCTTCGGCACCGACTTCTTCGGCCACCTCAAGGCGCACCCCGAGCTGTCCGCCGAGTTCAACACGGCGATGAGCCAGGCCACGCGGCTCCTCGCCGACGCCCTCCCCGGCCACTACGACTTCGGCCGCTTCGGCACCGTCGTGGACGTGGGCGGCGGCGACGGCACCCTGCTCTCCGCCGTCCTGCGCGAGCACCCCGGCACCCGGGGCATCGTCCACGACAC from Streptomyces albireticuli carries:
- a CDS encoding methyltransferase; the protein is MTGAGNDEERVTAGWHERGTVARLAFGQMGTQLLGTAVRLEIFDRIGTGERTADGLADDLGTQLRATHRLLRALAGMRLLTETAPGTFTTTAAGDLLRSDTPDTMLSMARMFTDPAMLRGWDLLEESVRTGRTSFDSVFGTDFFGHLKAHPELSAEFNTAMSQATRLLADALPGHYDFGRFGTVVDVGGGDGTLLSAVLREHPGTRGIVHDTAEGLAQAAARFAREGLTDRTALETGDFFASAPAGGDLYMLKSVIHDWNDEQCTTILRHIRKVVPADGTLLIIEPVLPATVSPEAPDLTYLSDLNMLVNVGGRERTAADFTELCAGAGFRVDSITPMPPPNVFQLIEAKPA